The Lentisphaera araneosa HTCC2155 genome has a segment encoding these proteins:
- a CDS encoding OmpP1/FadL family transporter translates to MLKKFIATSLLLGASSAFAGGLDLSEFSTASSVGSAGVANQTHNRDASTSALNLAAMTNLEGDHVTGGLSLMDLGIEFKDDGNSVPGGSNTSNAGGQFGVPFLGYVHSINEDVKFGLTLNSHFGLGLEYPTGWAGRYQIQEITLQSINLTPSLAFRINDEWSVGFGLVLDYATMDIELKVNTLGPGDGTLEVEDDDLAVGTVVSLMYEPSEDTRFGLTYRSKIEHDFEDTAKATGFIPSFSPDVDVEVNTPQQVMFGVRHQLNEDLAVLGAANWQEWSDFGKMPTDINGNRLGVDKELDDTWGAGIAFEYQLNPEWLLMCGYHYDSAMTDTATRTADLPTGNIHRYGIGTEYQYSDKMTIGFAFEHVDLGSPNINQTNGINGGNTLSGDYDNYINFYTVSINYKL, encoded by the coding sequence ATGTTAAAGAAATTTATTGCAACATCCCTGTTACTAGGAGCGAGTTCGGCTTTTGCCGGTGGTTTGGATTTATCTGAGTTTTCAACTGCTTCAAGTGTAGGTTCTGCGGGTGTAGCAAATCAAACGCATAATCGTGATGCCTCAACTTCGGCACTGAACTTGGCAGCAATGACCAACTTAGAAGGTGATCATGTTACAGGTGGTTTAAGCCTTATGGATTTGGGTATAGAATTTAAAGATGATGGTAACTCCGTTCCCGGTGGTTCTAATACTAGTAATGCAGGCGGACAGTTTGGCGTGCCTTTTTTAGGCTATGTTCATAGTATTAATGAAGATGTGAAGTTTGGTTTGACATTGAATAGTCATTTTGGTTTAGGTTTGGAATATCCAACGGGCTGGGCTGGACGTTATCAAATTCAAGAAATTACTTTACAAAGTATCAATTTAACTCCTAGTTTAGCTTTTCGCATCAATGATGAGTGGTCAGTTGGTTTTGGTTTAGTTCTAGATTATGCAACCATGGATATAGAGTTAAAAGTAAACACTCTTGGTCCGGGTGATGGGACATTAGAAGTCGAAGATGATGACTTGGCTGTAGGGACAGTTGTCTCACTAATGTATGAGCCCAGTGAAGACACGCGCTTTGGTTTGACTTATCGCTCGAAAATTGAACATGATTTTGAAGATACCGCAAAAGCAACTGGTTTTATACCCAGTTTTTCTCCTGATGTAGATGTAGAAGTGAACACACCTCAGCAAGTTATGTTTGGTGTGAGGCATCAATTAAATGAAGATCTAGCTGTTTTGGGCGCCGCCAATTGGCAGGAATGGTCAGATTTTGGTAAGATGCCCACCGATATAAATGGCAATCGCTTGGGAGTCGACAAAGAACTTGATGATACTTGGGGCGCGGGTATTGCCTTTGAATATCAACTCAACCCAGAGTGGTTACTTATGTGTGGTTATCATTACGATTCAGCGATGACGGACACAGCAACTCGTACGGCAGATTTACCAACGGGAAATATTCACCGCTATGGTATTGGTACAGAGTACCAATATTCTGATAAAATGACTATCGGTTTTGCTTTTGAACATGTCGATTTAGGTTCACCAAATATCAACCAAACAAATGGAATTAATGGTGGCAACACTTTAAGTGGTGATTACGATAACTACATAAACTTCTATACAGTCTCAATAAATTATAAGCTTTAA